The Arthrobacter sp. D5-1 genome segment CAGTGTCTGAGGACCAGAAGCAGCCTGTCGACGAAAAACCGTCGCGCAGTTCCAGCAAGGGCTCGCGAAGTTCCAACCGGGGCGTCGTCACGGGTGTCCTCTCCGCAGTGGCCATCCTGGCCGCCGGTGGTGGAGCTGTTGCGGCGACGTCGATGATGCCCGAACCATCGGGCGGGACCACCATGGACATCCGGCAAGCCGATGTTCCCGCAGGCCGCGCGTTGGGTGTGTGCCCGGAACCCGCGAGGCTGGTCAATGGAACGGTGGTGGGAACTGATGCAGACTTCAGCCCTGTCTCCACTACCGCCGTCAGCGCCCTCAACGCAGTGGTGCTGAGTAATCCGGCCGGTACGGTCCCTGGAAGCAAGGTGACGTCGCTGGAAGGTGACGCAGTTGCTGAGATCGCCAAAGCGCCGGCCAGTACTCCCACGCCAACGGCCGGACCTCCAGTGTTGTCTGCCGGTGTGGCCTCGATTTCCCCGGTGACGGCTCCGGCCGTAGTGGGAGCGGATCCCTTGGGGAATGAGCAGGCCTCCCTTGCTGCCAATCTCAGCTACGCCGCCACTGATGGAGATCTTCGCGGCCTGGCGTCAGCCCAATGCCAATCGCCGGGAAACGACGCCTGGCTGCTGGGGGCCAACACGGCAGTGGGCCGTACGGCAGTCCTTAACCTGAGCAACGCTTCGGAGACTCCGGCCACGGTGAACCTGGACCTGTTTGGGGAGAAGGGCCAGATCCAGGCGCCGGGGGCACGCGGACTCCTGGTAGCTCCCGGAACCACCCGCTCGGTGAACCTCGCAGGCTTGGCCCCCAGCGAAAGCGAACTCGCCGTCCACGTTCGCAGCACGGGCGGCCCGGTAGCTGCGACCGTTCAGCAAAGTGTTTTGCGCGGCCTCGCTCCCGGCGGCGTCGAGTACCTTTCGCCGGGCTCAGGGGCATCGAGCCTGCAGGTCATGTCCGGCGTCGATATCCAGGATCCGGCGGCCACAAAGGCGCTCGCCACCAAGCCCGGCTTCGCCGACGCAGCACCCGCCCTGCAGATCGCCGTTCCCGGCTCCACCGATGCCGTAGTGCAGGTCAGCCTGTACGGGGCCAACGGCGAACGCAAGATTCCAAGCGGCGGAGTGGTGACGGTCAAAGGCGGAACCGTAGCCACCATGAACCTGGAAGGCATCCCTGCCGGCACCTACACCGTCAGGGCAAGCTCAGACGTTGCCTTCGTGGCCTCGGCCCGGGTTACGCGGGGAGCCAAGGCGGAGGAAGCCACTGACTTCGCGTGGTCTCCCTCGTCGGCCCGTCTCGGCAGCCAGCACCTCGTAGCTATTCCACGCAACGGGCAGCGGTACCTTAGTTTCGGTGTCCCCGAGGGGCGGGGCACGGTAACCTATGCCCCGGTCACCGCAGACGGCGCGGTGGGAAAATCCATAGACGTTGACCTGTCCGGCGGCACCACCTCGTTGATCGAACTTCCCTCAAAGTCGGGCGATTCGGTGGTGGCGGGGTATGTAGTTTCTGCCTCCGGTGACCCCATCTATGGCGCACTGGTCCTTGGCACGCAGGGCCGGCCGGACATCTCGGTAGCAGCCATCCAGGACGCAGCCGCGGGACTCGAAAAGGTCCCAGTGTCCGTAGGTTACTAGCGGGGCGTTACTGATACCGGCGGCGGTATACGGGATCCAGCGTCTCCGGGGGCACGCCCAGCATTTCAGCGGTGTACTCCACCACGACGTCGTGCACCAGGTCCTGCAGTTCCTCGCGGGTGGTGCAGCCTTGTTCAACTACCCTGCGGTACACCGTGATCATGGGGGCTTCGCCGCGACCACCGGGCGTATATGAGCCCAGGGGAGCGGGGCTACCCATGGCAACAAGCTGTTCGAGGTTGGGCGGGATCTCGTCCACGGCAAAAAGGACGCCGTCAAGCTGCTTGCCCCACATGTCCTGAAGCCGCTCTGCGGAGTCCAGCACCATGTCATCGAAGCGCTCTGCGCGGGTACGGAAGCCGGGAAGGCTGGGGAGCATCAGCTCCCCGCGCAGTCCCCGCCCATGCCGGTTGCGTCGACGCCGCCGGAAACCGCGCACACCCGAACCGGCGTGTTGCTTTGCCTGATCGCCATCGGCGTCAGTCCACCGGATGGTGAATCCGGGAACATGTGGCTGTGACTGCATATATCGACTTTAGTCCCGAGGAACCGCCAGCGCGACATCATTGCCTGCAGCGCGCCGGAGTTGCTGATGAGCCACCGGTTCCAGGGAGCCACGGGCAGACAATGCGCAACTCTGTTGCAAGTTGGCGCTAATCTGGGATGTTGTGGGTGCTATTCGTCAATGTTCAAGATCAGCCTGCCGCCAGTCGGCGGTGGCCACTTTGACGTACGTGTACGCCGAGTCGACCGCCGTCCTTGGTCCTTTGGCCACGTATGCCGAACCGCACGCCTATGATCTTTGCTCACAGCACGCAGAGAGCCTGACGGTGCCGCGTGGCTGGGAAGTCCTGCGCCTGGCGATGCCTGCCACGCCGCCTGAGCCTGGGCCCGACGACCTCCTGGCCCTGGCCAACGCCGTCCGCGAGGCGGCGTCAGCGGCTCCTGAAACTCCTGCCCGGCACAGCCACGGGCAGATGGAGCCGCCGGCAGCGGCCGAAGGAACCCGACGAGGCCACCTGCGCATCCTCCGCGAGCCGTCCTGACCCGGTTCGCTCTGGGGTCCTGTGTCTGCTTCGGACGCAATTCGTCGCCCTGCTCCAAACAGGCTGATCCTGCGCGGTAGTCTGGAATCTGCAGATAACATCCGCCACCTGCGCCATGACGGCGCCACCCAGGGAGCATCATTCATGCCAAAGGTCAGTCCTGAACTGTTGTCCATCCTGCGCTGCCCCGTGTCGGGTTCACCGCTGGTCCAGGAGGGTGAGGAACTGGTCTCCACCGCTGGAGACTCCACCGGGAAAAAGCTCCGCTACGCCATCGAGGACGGCATCCCGCTGCTCTTGCCGCCGGAGCTCCTCGCCGCGGCCCATGCAGCCACCTCCGGCCAGCACGATTCCAAGGCTTAACCCACACTTCTTCACCCATTCCGCACGGTACCCCTAAGGACTTCCATGACTTTCGACTTCAAAGTGGCTGACATCACCCTTGCGGAGGCTGGCCGCCACCAGATCCGCCTTGCCGAGCACGAGATGCCGGGCCTGATGTCCCTCCGCGCCGAATTCGGTGCTTCCCAGCCGCTCAAGGGGGCCCGGATTGCCGGCTCCCTGCACATGACCGTCCAGACGGCGGTCCTCATCGAGACCCTCACGGCCCTGGGCGCTGAGGTCCGTTGGGCTTCCTGCAACATCTTCTCCACCCAGGACGAAGCCGCTGCCGCCGTCGTGGTCGGTAAGGGAACCCCGGAAGATCCGCAGGGTGTTCCGGTCTTTGCCTGGAAGGGCGAGACGCTGGAGGAATACTGGTGGACTGCCGAGCAGATCCTCACTTGGCCCGGCGCCGACACCAACCCGGAGTTGGGCCCCAACATGATTCTCGACGACGGCGGCGACGCCACGCTGCTGCTGCACAAGGGCGTGGATTTCGAGGCCGCCGGAGCCGTTCCCACCGCCACCGAGGAGGACCCGGAAGAATACGTCCTCATCCTGGACCTCCTCCGCAGGACCCTGGCAGCTGATCCGCAGAAGTGGACCCGTCTTGCTGCACGCATCGAGGGTGTCACGGAAGAAACCACCACAGGCGTCCACCGCCTGTACCAGCTCGCCGAGCAGGGCAAGCTGCTGTTCCCGGCCATCAATGTCAACGACTCCGTCACCAAGAGCAAGTTCGACAACAAATACGGCATCCGCCACTCCCTTCCTGACGGCATCAACCGTGCTACCGACGTCCTCATGGGCGGCAAAGTAGCTGTCGTCTGCGGCTATGGCGACGTCGGCAAGGGCGCTGCAGAGGCACTGCGTGGCCAGGGTTCGCGCGTCATCGTGACCGAAATCGATCCCATTTGCGCCTTGCAGGCTGCCATGGATGGGTACCAGGTTGCGAAGCTGGAGACGGTCCTGGCCCAGGGTGACATCTTCATCACCACTACCGGCAACAAAGACGTCATCATGGCAGAGCACATGCTGGGCATGAAGAACAAGGCCATCGTTGGCAACATCGGCCACTTTGACAATGAGATCGACATCGCCGGGCTGGCGAAGATCCCGGGTGTCAGGAAAGTGGAGATCAAGCCCCAGGTCCACGAATGGGTGTTCGAAGAAGGTACGGATTCCGAGCGGTCCATCATCGTGCTGTCCGAGGGCCGCCTCCTCAACCTGGGCAACGCCACGGGACACCCGTCGTTCGTGATGAGCAACTCCTTCGCCAACCAGACCATCGCGCAGATTGAGCTCTGGACCAAGAAGGACCAGCCCGCCGGAGAACGCGAGTATGGGAAGCAGGTTTACGTGCTTCCGAAGATCCTGGACGAGAAGGTAGCGCGGCTCCACCTGGACGCCTTGGGTGTCGAGCTGACCGAACTCAGCAAGGACCAGGCCGAATACCTGGACCTGGACGTTGCTGGTCCTTACAAGCCGGAGCACTACCGCTACTAAAGCGGGCCAGCACTACCCAAATCGATGGCGAAAGGCCGGACACGCGAGCAGCGTGGCCGGCCTTTCGGCTAGGATTGGGTGTTCAGTATTGCTTGCCGGGGGACAGGAAGACGGAAAACATGACGGAAGTCGCCAAACGGAAGACGGGCAAGATCCTTGCCATCGCAGGGATCTGCGCCGCTATTGCCGTGGGCGGAATTGGTGTTGCTACCGTGCCCGGACTGCTGGCCGGCCCTTCGCAGGACGGCGGCCCTGCGGCGTCTCCCACGGCAACTGTGGAAGCAAAGCCCGTGGAGTTGGGAATCACCCCGCTGGACGGTGCCATCGAGTGGAACCCCGTGGTGGGCCCGCAGATCAAAGCAGTCAACGGCAAGGTCAAAGACGTCGTCCTGGCTCCGGTAGCCGGCGGCGCGCCTGTCCAGGGCAAGACCAGCCCGGATGGAAGCACGTGGACTACCTCGGAAGTACTGAAGTTTAAAACCCAGTACAACTATTCCTTCACCGTGGTGGATACCGCCGGGAAGGAAACCAAGAAGACCCAAACCTTCACCACCGTTTCCGCAGCCTATGAGGCCGATGCTTCCATCTACCCCCGGAACGGAACCACGGCCGGGTCAGGCCAGCCCATCGAGATCAACTTCAGCGAGCCCGTGGTGGACAAGGCTGCCATGGAGAAGCGTGTGGCCATCACGGTGTCCTCCGGCCAGCCCGTGGCGTGGCATTGGTATTCGGACACGAAGGTGCGGATCCGTCCCGAAGCTTTCTGGGCTTCAGGGACCACCGTCACAGTGGATATGAAACTCCTGGGCGTCGACTTTGGCAACAAGATGATCGGCAACGCGGACGTGGTGTCCACGTTCACTACCGGTCCCCAGCGTGTGGCCGTAGTGGATGACAACACCAAGACCATGAACGTGTATTCGGACGGGCAGCTGGTGCACACTGCGCCTGTGTCGCTCGGCGGGGAAGACTGGCTGTCTCCTACCGGCTATGCCGTGATCATGGAGCAGGAACGCCACTCCAACTTCAACGCGGGGACCATTGGCTTGAAGCCGGGTGACAAGGGCTACTATCCACCGCTGGTAGTGGAGTACGCCAACCGGTTGACCTGGTCCGGCGTTTATGTCCATCAGGCCCTTGAAGCGGCCTGGAGCTCCATCGGGGTTGCCAACGTTTCGCATGGTTGCGTGGGACTGCTGCCCGCAGATGCTGCCTGGTTCTTCAACAACATGAAGACCGGCGACGTCGTGCAGATCCTCAACACCGGAGCCCCCGCAGTAGAGCCCCTGGAGGGCTTCGGCGACTGGAATATCCCTTGGGCGAGCTACGCCCAGCGCTAGCCCAGCGGTTACGATAGTGGCAGTGATTATTTCCTGCGCTCTTTGACCCACCTTTCCTGTGCTGACCACATGTTGGCCCTTCACTTTGTGCTGCCCTCCTCGGTGATTCCGGGTGTCCCTGAGGGGAACCCGCCAACGGGTTCCCCGGCCTTTCCCACCGGACCCTCTTTCATCACCTGGAGCACACATGACTCTTCAACCAACCCTTCGCCCGGACTGCGGCAACTGCTTTGCCCTCTGCTGTACCGCCCTGGGATTCGTCCGTTCGGCCGACTTTGCCATCGACAAACCCGCGGCGACACCCTGCCCGAACATGTCCGCCGATTTTTCCTGCACCATCCATGAACGCCTCCGGCCGCGCGGATTCCGTGGTTGCACCGTTTTCGATTGCTTCGGCGCGGGCCAAGTGGTCTCCCAGCACACCTTTGGCGGTACCAGCTGGAGGGACCAACCCTCGTCCACGTCCTCGATGTTCGCCGTGTTCAAGGTGGTGAGGCAGCTCCACGAAATGCTCTGGTACCTGGCCGAAGCCCAGCAACGGACCTTCGACCCCGACCTCGCTTCAGCGGCCGGCCACCTGTCCGGACGCATAACAACCACCGCCCAAGGCGACGCAACAGCGATCCTTGCCACCGACGTCGAAACGCTGCATGGTGAAGTGCGGGCCCTCCTGATGGAGGTCAGCGAGGAACTACGGGCCTCCTACGGAGCCGAGGACGCGCAAACGCCCGACGACGGCCCTCGCCGGGACGGTGATCACAGCGGCGCCGACCTGATGGGCGCGAACCTGGCGAACCGACGCCTCTGCGGATCCAACTTCCGCAGTGCCTACTTGATAGGAGCAAACCTCAGGAACAGCGACCTCACGGCGGCAGACCTGTTGGGAGCCGATCTCCGGGGAGCCCACCTCCACGGCGCCGATCTCTCCAGTGCGCTCTACCTGACGCAACCGCAGATCACCGCCGCCGAAGGCGACCCCACCACCCTCCTGCCACAAAGACTCACAAAACCGGATCACTGGCGCTGAAGACTGCAACCGGGACAAGCCGGGGGGCCGGCGTCCGGCAGCCTGCGTTCAAGCGAGGAACGAGCGAGCAGGCAGAGGACGGCGGCCCCCCCGCCGCCAGCCGGTGGCAGGCACTAAACGTCAGTGAACGGCAGCTTTTGTAGTCGCTCACCGACGGTCGCGTTCCGCTGCTCCGCTTGGCGCAGCCGCACAAGTTCGCGGTTGCGTCGTTCCCCGAGGACGGCCCCGATGTAGTCCTCGGCGATGGTCCCGGAGGGCGGGAGAGGGGCCACGTATTTGGCCAGTTCGGAGGCGATGGCCGTGGCCATGGCGACCCGGGATTCCGGGGACATGAGGTAGGCCTGCTGCACGAAGGTACCGGCCCTTCGTGCAGTGGCGTCCGGGACCCTGCCGATGTCCGCCATGGCGGCCCAGGCCTGGAGGTAGTGCGGTGCCACCGGCATGATGCGCGGTTTTGAGGGAACCCGCTGGCGGAGTGAGTAAGTGCCGGCCACGATGTCGCCAAGGCGCTTGGATTTGTCGTTGAACAGTGCCACGCCGATCGCGAGGCCGCCGAAGGTCAGATAGATCTCAAGGACGCCAAGAAGCCCTCGGATGAAGGCGTGCCGGAAGCGGATGGAACCGCCGTCGTCGCGCACTATGCGAAGTCCTGTTGCGAGCTTTCCCAGGGATCGTCCACGGGTGAGGGTTTCCACGGCGACGGGAACAATGACGATGGAGAACACAACACTGCTGAGGATCAGTGCGCGGATCGCGGCGTCGTCGAGGTCCTCTGACGCCATGCCGATGAGGATGATCAGGAGTATCGCGAGGGCTACCTGCGAGATGATGTCGAGGATGAGTCCCAGCGCGCGGGCAGCAAAGGATGCCGGTCGCAGTTCGAGGACTACTGCCTCGCCTGTGATGATTGAACTCATGCCCAGCCCCCATGCCTCGCAAACGCTGCGGACGCTTGGCGTGCCCGCATCACCGAGTCTAGCGGCGGGACCCACCCCGTGCGTGGACTGAGGCGCTAGGGTGGTGCCGTGGACATCGACGCCTTCTCGGCCGTACATGGGGACAAATGGTCCAGGCTTCATTTTCTTGCGCATAAGCGCCGTCTCACGGGAGCCGAAGCCGATGAGTTGTTGCGGCTCTACCAGACGGTATCGGGGCATTTGTCCCTGATCCGCTCGGTGGCTCCGGAGACAGCGTTGTCCGCCACGCTGTCCGCAGGGCTGGCACAGGCCCGGACCCGGTTCACGGGGGCGCGCTCGAATTTCATGGAGGACCTGGCCCGGTTCTTCGTCATCGCCTTACCCGCGGCGTTCTACCGGATCCGCTGGTTGACCCTGTGGTGCGGACTGGCTTTCGTGGTGGTGGCAGGGGCGTACGCCCTGTGGATTGGAACGTCGGCGGAGGCGCTGAGGGCGGTGGGCAGTGATGCCAGGATCCAGCAGTATGTGGACGAAGACTTCATCGACTACTACTCCGAGAACCCGGCTGCCTCGTTTGCCGGCGCCGTGTGGACCAACAACGCTTGGATTTCTGCCCAGGCCGTGGCATTCGGAGTCACCGGATTTTGGGTGCCGTACATCCTGTTCATGAATGCCCAAGGCCTGGGCATTGCCGCGGGACTCTTCCTGGCGACGGGGAAGATGGATGTCTTCTTCAGCTACATCCTTCCGCATGGACTGATGGAACTGACGGCAGTGTTCATCGCCTGCGCAGCGGGCCTTAAAATCTTCTGGGCCATGGTGCGGCCGGGGCCCCGCACACGGCTGCAGGCTGTGGCTGACGAGGGGCGTTCCCTGATCACGATTGCGCTGGGGTTGGTGTTGGTCCTGCTCGTTTCCGGAATGGTGGAGGGATTCGTGACGCCCAGTCCGCTGCCCGTGTGGGTAAAGATCACCATCGGAGCCTTGGTTCTGGCCGGATATTGGGTCTACACGTTGGTGCTCGGTGGCAGGGCCGCCCGGACCGGTGTTACCGGGGACCTGGACGCGAACGACGCCGGATATCGCAGCATCGCTGCGTAGACCTTACAGTTACGTTTCGATCTGGGCGCACCCGGGGTGGCACAGCGTGTCGGCGTAAGGCCGGACGGTAGGCTCGAATGCAGACAAGAGAGCCGGCAGTACGCATTCGCCGGTGGATGCCTACGGAAGTGAAACCGCTGTGAGCGACAAGAGCCCAAAACCACAAGAACCGGACACGGACGTCCACGAGGACCCCAACGAACCGGCCTTCGACTGGATGAAGCCGAAGACCTCCGGTGGTGCCACTGCGGCGGCTCCCGCGACGCCCGCCGGCGGGCAGCCTGAAAGCCGCGCCCACCGGAAAGCTGCAGAAGCGGCCGACGTCGAGCCGGAACCCCCGCTGTTCGCTGACACTCTTGCGGGCAACTCCGCTGAGAAGCAGGAGTCGCACTATTCGGAACCTTTGCCGACGTCGGCCCTTCAGGTCCGACCACCGGAAGACGAAGTGGCCCGACGCAACGCGGAACGTGAGCAAGCCGCAAAGGTGAAGCCAATCGGACCGCGGGT includes the following:
- a CDS encoding DUF5719 family protein, with the translated sequence MSEDQKQPVDEKPSRSSSKGSRSSNRGVVTGVLSAVAILAAGGGAVAATSMMPEPSGGTTMDIRQADVPAGRALGVCPEPARLVNGTVVGTDADFSPVSTTAVSALNAVVLSNPAGTVPGSKVTSLEGDAVAEIAKAPASTPTPTAGPPVLSAGVASISPVTAPAVVGADPLGNEQASLAANLSYAATDGDLRGLASAQCQSPGNDAWLLGANTAVGRTAVLNLSNASETPATVNLDLFGEKGQIQAPGARGLLVAPGTTRSVNLAGLAPSESELAVHVRSTGGPVAATVQQSVLRGLAPGGVEYLSPGSGASSLQVMSGVDIQDPAATKALATKPGFADAAPALQIAVPGSTDAVVQVSLYGANGERKIPSGGVVTVKGGTVATMNLEGIPAGTYTVRASSDVAFVASARVTRGAKAEEATDFAWSPSSARLGSQHLVAIPRNGQRYLSFGVPEGRGTVTYAPVTADGAVGKSIDVDLSGGTTSLIELPSKSGDSVVAGYVVSASGDPIYGALVLGTQGRPDISVAAIQDAAAGLEKVPVSVGY
- a CDS encoding metallopeptidase family protein, translating into MQSQPHVPGFTIRWTDADGDQAKQHAGSGVRGFRRRRRNRHGRGLRGELMLPSLPGFRTRAERFDDMVLDSAERLQDMWGKQLDGVLFAVDEIPPNLEQLVAMGSPAPLGSYTPGGRGEAPMITVYRRVVEQGCTTREELQDLVHDVVVEYTAEMLGVPPETLDPVYRRRYQ
- a CDS encoding DUF3499 domain-containing protein — its product is MGAIRQCSRSACRQSAVATLTYVYAESTAVLGPLATYAEPHAYDLCSQHAESLTVPRGWEVLRLAMPATPPEPGPDDLLALANAVREAASAAPETPARHSHGQMEPPAAAEGTRRGHLRILREPS
- a CDS encoding Trm112 family protein, whose amino-acid sequence is MPKVSPELLSILRCPVSGSPLVQEGEELVSTAGDSTGKKLRYAIEDGIPLLLPPELLAAAHAATSGQHDSKA
- the ahcY gene encoding adenosylhomocysteinase, whose amino-acid sequence is MTFDFKVADITLAEAGRHQIRLAEHEMPGLMSLRAEFGASQPLKGARIAGSLHMTVQTAVLIETLTALGAEVRWASCNIFSTQDEAAAAVVVGKGTPEDPQGVPVFAWKGETLEEYWWTAEQILTWPGADTNPELGPNMILDDGGDATLLLHKGVDFEAAGAVPTATEEDPEEYVLILDLLRRTLAADPQKWTRLAARIEGVTEETTTGVHRLYQLAEQGKLLFPAINVNDSVTKSKFDNKYGIRHSLPDGINRATDVLMGGKVAVVCGYGDVGKGAAEALRGQGSRVIVTEIDPICALQAAMDGYQVAKLETVLAQGDIFITTTGNKDVIMAEHMLGMKNKAIVGNIGHFDNEIDIAGLAKIPGVRKVEIKPQVHEWVFEEGTDSERSIIVLSEGRLLNLGNATGHPSFVMSNSFANQTIAQIELWTKKDQPAGEREYGKQVYVLPKILDEKVARLHLDALGVELTELSKDQAEYLDLDVAGPYKPEHYRY
- a CDS encoding Ig-like domain-containing protein, coding for MTEVAKRKTGKILAIAGICAAIAVGGIGVATVPGLLAGPSQDGGPAASPTATVEAKPVELGITPLDGAIEWNPVVGPQIKAVNGKVKDVVLAPVAGGAPVQGKTSPDGSTWTTSEVLKFKTQYNYSFTVVDTAGKETKKTQTFTTVSAAYEADASIYPRNGTTAGSGQPIEINFSEPVVDKAAMEKRVAITVSSGQPVAWHWYSDTKVRIRPEAFWASGTTVTVDMKLLGVDFGNKMIGNADVVSTFTTGPQRVAVVDDNTKTMNVYSDGQLVHTAPVSLGGEDWLSPTGYAVIMEQERHSNFNAGTIGLKPGDKGYYPPLVVEYANRLTWSGVYVHQALEAAWSSIGVANVSHGCVGLLPADAAWFFNNMKTGDVVQILNTGAPAVEPLEGFGDWNIPWASYAQR
- a CDS encoding pentapeptide repeat-containing protein gives rise to the protein MTLQPTLRPDCGNCFALCCTALGFVRSADFAIDKPAATPCPNMSADFSCTIHERLRPRGFRGCTVFDCFGAGQVVSQHTFGGTSWRDQPSSTSSMFAVFKVVRQLHEMLWYLAEAQQRTFDPDLASAAGHLSGRITTTAQGDATAILATDVETLHGEVRALLMEVSEELRASYGAEDAQTPDDGPRRDGDHSGADLMGANLANRRLCGSNFRSAYLIGANLRNSDLTAADLLGADLRGAHLHGADLSSALYLTQPQITAAEGDPTTLLPQRLTKPDHWR
- a CDS encoding RDD family protein, producing MSSIITGEAVVLELRPASFAARALGLILDIISQVALAILLIILIGMASEDLDDAAIRALILSSVVFSIVIVPVAVETLTRGRSLGKLATGLRIVRDDGGSIRFRHAFIRGLLGVLEIYLTFGGLAIGVALFNDKSKRLGDIVAGTYSLRQRVPSKPRIMPVAPHYLQAWAAMADIGRVPDATARRAGTFVQQAYLMSPESRVAMATAIASELAKYVAPLPPSGTIAEDYIGAVLGERRNRELVRLRQAEQRNATVGERLQKLPFTDV
- a CDS encoding stage II sporulation protein M; protein product: MDIDAFSAVHGDKWSRLHFLAHKRRLTGAEADELLRLYQTVSGHLSLIRSVAPETALSATLSAGLAQARTRFTGARSNFMEDLARFFVIALPAAFYRIRWLTLWCGLAFVVVAGAYALWIGTSAEALRAVGSDARIQQYVDEDFIDYYSENPAASFAGAVWTNNAWISAQAVAFGVTGFWVPYILFMNAQGLGIAAGLFLATGKMDVFFSYILPHGLMELTAVFIACAAGLKIFWAMVRPGPRTRLQAVADEGRSLITIALGLVLVLLVSGMVEGFVTPSPLPVWVKITIGALVLAGYWVYTLVLGGRAARTGVTGDLDANDAGYRSIAA